From a region of the Helianthus annuus cultivar XRQ/B chromosome 5, HanXRQr2.0-SUNRISE, whole genome shotgun sequence genome:
- the LOC110941826 gene encoding aldehyde oxidase GLOX, giving the protein MNNVSLHSCLYSFQPPPKSTTTANHRHMMSPMTLLLTLLLLHHLPPCPAAPGHWSLLHQTIGISAMHMQLLPNDRVVIFDRTDFGPSNISLPDKKCRSDPNDMALKLDCTAHSVEYDVSSNTIRPLMVLTDVWCSSGALTPDGSLVQTGGFNDGDHVVRVYKSCDECDWREIDSGLIERRWYATSHILPDGRQIIIGGRRQYNFEFYPKRSPAEKSQSLPFLVETYDQQIENNLYPFVFLHTDGNLFIFANNRAILYDYSKNVVVKAYPEVPGGDPRNYPSTGSAVLLPMRIVQGVVAVVEVLVCGGAPKGAHINAKNGKFDGALDSCGRIKISDPDPKWVMETMPMGRVMGDMLLLPNSNVLIINGGSSGTAGWEYGRNPVLKPVIYKPDDPIGSRFEVQNPSTIPRMYHSAVVLVRDGRVLVGGSNPHERYNFTNVLYPTELSLEAFSPSYLDVSASVFRPKILSLATRIQYGKRVDIRFKVQSQVDTNLIYVTMVAPSFNTHSFSMNQRLLVLDGGNMTTKIAGDTNYKVGVTAPPSCNVAPEGYYLLFVVHRDIPSEGVWVHVE; this is encoded by the coding sequence ATGAATAATGTTTCTTTACATAGCTGTCTTTATAGTTTCCAACCACCACCCAAATCTACCACCACCGCAAACCACCGACACATGATGAGTCCCATGACACTCCTCCTcaccctcctcctcctccaccacctCCCACCGTGCCCCGCCGCACCCGGCCACTGGTCCCTCCTCCACCAAACCATTGGCATTTCCGCCATGCACATGCAACTCCTCCCTAACGACCGTGTTGTAATCTTTGACCGCACAGATTTTGGCCCCTCAAACATCTCCCTCCCCGACAAAAAATGTCGGTCCGACCCGAATGATATGGCGTTGAAGCTCGACTGCACCGCTCATTCTGTAGAATACGATGTTTCCTCGAACACCATTCGCCCCCTCATGGTTCTCACGGACGTTTGGTGTTCTTCCGGAGCTTTAACACCCGATGGCAGCTTAGTCCAGACGGGCGGATTCAACGATGGTGATCATGTCGTTAGAGTTTATAAATCGTGTGATGAATGCGATTGGCGAGAGATAGATTCCGGATTGATTGAAAGAAGATGGTATGCTACGAGTCATATACTGCCTGACGGCCGCCAGATTATTATTGGCGGCCGCAGGCAGTATAATTTCGAGTTCTACCCGAAAAGATCACCCGCGGAGAAATCACAAAGTTTACCCTTTCTTGTTGAAACATATGATCAACAAATTGAGAATAACTTATACCCTTTTGTGTTTCTACATACGGATggaaatttatttattttcgcGAATAATCGCGCGATTTTGTACGATTATTCAAAAAATGTAGTGGTCAAGGCGTACCCGGAAGTACCCGGTGGTGACCCGAGGAATTATCCGAGTACGGGCTCGGCGGTACTACTTCCAATGCGGATAGTACAAGGGGTTGTAGCTGTGGTTGAAGTTTTGGTGTGCGGGGGTGCCCCTAAAGGAGCACATATCAACGCTAAAAATGGTAAATTTGATGGTGCATTGGATAGTTGTGGGCGGATTAAAATATCCGACCCGGATCCTAAATGGGTCATGGAAACCATGCCTATGGGTCGAGTTATGGGTGACATGTTATTGCTCCCGAATAGTAACGTTTTGATTATTAATGGTGGATCTAGTGGGACCGCAGGGTGGGAATATGGGCGTAACCCGGTTTTGAAACCGGTTATTTACAAACCGGATGATCCAATCGGGTCTCGGTTTGAAGTGCAGAACCCGAGCACCATACCTCGAATGTACCATTCGGCTGTGGTTTTGGTTCGAGATGGTCGAGTTCTAGTTGGTGGGAGTAACCCTCATGAACGATATAATTTCACAAACGTACTTTATCCTACTGAATTAAGTCTAGAAGCGTTTTCACCTTCTTACTTGGATGTGTCCGCATCCGTTTTTCGCCCAAAGATTCTTTCGCTTGCCACCCGTATTCAATATGGAAAACGGGTGGATATACGGTTCAAAGTTCAATCACAAGTGGACACGAATTTAATATATGTGACAATGGTTGCACCTTCGTTTAACACACACTCCTTTTCAATGAATCAAAGGTTGTTGGTGTTAGATGGTGGCAACATGACCACCAAGATCGCCGGTGACACAAACTACAAAGTTGGTGTGACGGCGCCACCTTCGTGTAACGTAGCACCGGAGGGGTATTATCTGCTTTTTGTGGTACATCGAGATATCCCAAGTGAAGGCGTTTGGGTTCACGTGGAGTGA